From the Mangifera indica cultivar Alphonso chromosome 10, CATAS_Mindica_2.1, whole genome shotgun sequence genome, one window contains:
- the LOC123226877 gene encoding DEAD-box ATP-dependent RNA helicase 17 isoform X2 — protein MQVFEILHKLLHRYHWIVPGYVMGGENRSKEKARLRKGISILVATPGRLLDHLKNTSSFLHANLRWIIFDEADRILELGFGKEIEEILDILGSRNDGFVGKEKEVPNSKRQNLLLSATLNEKVNNLARISLEDPVMIGLDDKKVQQDALCEQSGSLGSAMNEELEHPSAMMSSSSGDYNLPAQLVQKFVKVPCGSRLVVLLSILKHLFERKASQKVVVFFSTCDAVDFHYSLLSEFRWSPYAQQDAETKQLFLRCKTFRLHGNMNQEDRRTTFGALKTEKLALLLSTDVAARGLDFPKVKCIIQYDSPGEATEYVHRVGRTARLGERGDSLLFLQPIEVDYLQDLEKHGVTLTEYPLLKVLDGFPLYGQVPQVKKFVTAESHPWVLALQKALESFVLAEPKMKKLAQNAFCSWVRAYTAHRGELKRIFMVKKLHLGHVAKSFALKEQPSLVGKSFQTQSKKRKRNQKQKGQQIKRKVSGKT, from the exons ATGCAAGTTTTTGAGATTTTGCACAAGTTATTGCATCGGTACCATTGGATTGTGCCAGGTTATGTTATGGGTGGTGAGAATAGGTCGAAAGAGAAAGCCAGATTGCGCAAAG GTATATCTATCCTTGTTGCAACACCTGGACGCCTTCTGGATCACTTAAAGAATACATCATCATTCTTACATGCAAATTTGCGTTGGATAATTTTTGATGAGGCAGATAG GATTCTGGAATTAGGATTTGGAAAAGAAATTGAGGAGATACTAGATATTTTGGGCTCTAGGAATGATGGGTTTGTTGGCAAGGAGAAGGAAGTTCCTAACTCTAAGAGGCAGAATTTGCTATTATCAGCTACTTTaaatgaaaaagtaaataatcttGCAAGAATTAGTTTGGAAGATCCAGTTATGATTGGCCTTGATGACAAGAAGGTGCAACAAGATGCATTGTGTGAACAGAGTGGATCTCTGGGATCTGCTATGAATGAAGAACTTGAACATCCAAGTGCAATGATGAGCTCTTCAAGTGGAGACTACAATCTTCCAGCTCAGTTGGTTCAAAAATTTGTGAAAG TGCCCTGTGGTTCACGGCTTGTGGTACTTCTTTCCATACTAAAGCatctttttgaaagaaaagcttCCCAAAAG GTTGTGGTGTTCTTTTCAACATGTGATGCTGTGGATTTTCACTATTCTCTGTTGAGTGAATTCCGGTGGTCACCCTATGCACAACAAGACGCAGAAACCAAACAGCTATTTTTGAGATGTAAAACATTCAGGTTACATGGGAATATGAACCAAGAAGATAGAAGAACTACATTTGGGGCCCTTAAAACAGAAAAGTTGGCACTGCTATTGTCCACTGATGTTGCTGCTAGAGGCCTGGATTTTCCGAAAGTTAAATGTATTATACAGTATGATTCTCCAGGGGAGGCTACTGAATATGTGCATAG GGTTGGTAGAACTGCTCGGTTGGGTGAAAGAGGAGATTCACTGTTATTTCTACAGCCAATTGAGGTGGATTATCTGCAAGACCTGGAGAAACATGGTGTAACATTGACCGAGTATCCTCTCCTCAAAGTGTTAGATGGTTTTCCGTTGTATGGTCAGGTGCCTCAAGTGAAGAAGTTTGTTACTGCAGAATCACATCCTTGGGTATTAGCTCTCCAAAAAGCACTTGAGTCGTTTGTCTTGGCTGAG CCAAAGATGAAGAAACTTGCCCAGAATGCCTTTTGCTCCTGGGTTCGTGCATACACTGCCCATCGTGGTGAGCTGAAAAGAATTTTTATGGTGAAGAAGCTTCATTTAGGGCATGTTGCCAAGAGCTTTGCATTGAAAGAACAACCATCTTTGGTCGGGAAATCATTCCAAACacaatcaaagaaaagaaagaggaatCAGAAGCAGAAGGGGCAACAGATAAAAAGGAAGGTTTCTggtaaaacataa
- the LOC123226877 gene encoding DEAD-box ATP-dependent RNA helicase 17 isoform X1 yields the protein MKKKETVNGIFASCSFSSLGLHSTLCDQLRERLGFEAPTLVQAQAIPVILTGRHVLVNAATGTGKTVAYLAPIIHHLQSYTPRIDRSHGTFALVLVPTRELCMQVFEILHKLLHRYHWIVPGYVMGGENRSKEKARLRKGISILVATPGRLLDHLKNTSSFLHANLRWIIFDEADRILELGFGKEIEEILDILGSRNDGFVGKEKEVPNSKRQNLLLSATLNEKVNNLARISLEDPVMIGLDDKKVQQDALCEQSGSLGSAMNEELEHPSAMMSSSSGDYNLPAQLVQKFVKVPCGSRLVVLLSILKHLFERKASQKVVVFFSTCDAVDFHYSLLSEFRWSPYAQQDAETKQLFLRCKTFRLHGNMNQEDRRTTFGALKTEKLALLLSTDVAARGLDFPKVKCIIQYDSPGEATEYVHRVGRTARLGERGDSLLFLQPIEVDYLQDLEKHGVTLTEYPLLKVLDGFPLYGQVPQVKKFVTAESHPWVLALQKALESFVLAEPKMKKLAQNAFCSWVRAYTAHRGELKRIFMVKKLHLGHVAKSFALKEQPSLVGKSFQTQSKKRKRNQKQKGQQIKRKVSGKT from the exons atgaagaagaaagaaacagtGAACGGAATATTCGCGTCGTGTTCTTTTAGCAGCCTCGGCCTTCACTCCACATTATGTGACCAGCTTCGag AAAGATTGGGATTCGAAGCTCCCACTCTTGTGCAGGCTCAAGCCATTCCTGTAATCCTTACTGGCCGACACGT ACTTGTTAATGCAGCAACTGGTACTGGCAAGACCGTAGCATATTTAGCTCCCATTATTCATCACTTGCAGAGTTACACTCCACGAATTGATCGTTCTCATGGAACTTTTG CATTGGTTCTTGTGCCTACACGAGAATTATGCATGCAAGTTTTTGAGATTTTGCACAAGTTATTGCATCGGTACCATTGGATTGTGCCAGGTTATGTTATGGGTGGTGAGAATAGGTCGAAAGAGAAAGCCAGATTGCGCAAAG GTATATCTATCCTTGTTGCAACACCTGGACGCCTTCTGGATCACTTAAAGAATACATCATCATTCTTACATGCAAATTTGCGTTGGATAATTTTTGATGAGGCAGATAG GATTCTGGAATTAGGATTTGGAAAAGAAATTGAGGAGATACTAGATATTTTGGGCTCTAGGAATGATGGGTTTGTTGGCAAGGAGAAGGAAGTTCCTAACTCTAAGAGGCAGAATTTGCTATTATCAGCTACTTTaaatgaaaaagtaaataatcttGCAAGAATTAGTTTGGAAGATCCAGTTATGATTGGCCTTGATGACAAGAAGGTGCAACAAGATGCATTGTGTGAACAGAGTGGATCTCTGGGATCTGCTATGAATGAAGAACTTGAACATCCAAGTGCAATGATGAGCTCTTCAAGTGGAGACTACAATCTTCCAGCTCAGTTGGTTCAAAAATTTGTGAAAG TGCCCTGTGGTTCACGGCTTGTGGTACTTCTTTCCATACTAAAGCatctttttgaaagaaaagcttCCCAAAAG GTTGTGGTGTTCTTTTCAACATGTGATGCTGTGGATTTTCACTATTCTCTGTTGAGTGAATTCCGGTGGTCACCCTATGCACAACAAGACGCAGAAACCAAACAGCTATTTTTGAGATGTAAAACATTCAGGTTACATGGGAATATGAACCAAGAAGATAGAAGAACTACATTTGGGGCCCTTAAAACAGAAAAGTTGGCACTGCTATTGTCCACTGATGTTGCTGCTAGAGGCCTGGATTTTCCGAAAGTTAAATGTATTATACAGTATGATTCTCCAGGGGAGGCTACTGAATATGTGCATAG GGTTGGTAGAACTGCTCGGTTGGGTGAAAGAGGAGATTCACTGTTATTTCTACAGCCAATTGAGGTGGATTATCTGCAAGACCTGGAGAAACATGGTGTAACATTGACCGAGTATCCTCTCCTCAAAGTGTTAGATGGTTTTCCGTTGTATGGTCAGGTGCCTCAAGTGAAGAAGTTTGTTACTGCAGAATCACATCCTTGGGTATTAGCTCTCCAAAAAGCACTTGAGTCGTTTGTCTTGGCTGAG CCAAAGATGAAGAAACTTGCCCAGAATGCCTTTTGCTCCTGGGTTCGTGCATACACTGCCCATCGTGGTGAGCTGAAAAGAATTTTTATGGTGAAGAAGCTTCATTTAGGGCATGTTGCCAAGAGCTTTGCATTGAAAGAACAACCATCTTTGGTCGGGAAATCATTCCAAACacaatcaaagaaaagaaagaggaatCAGAAGCAGAAGGGGCAACAGATAAAAAGGAAGGTTTCTggtaaaacataa
- the LOC123228176 gene encoding probable inactive serine/threonine-protein kinase scy1 isoform X2 has translation MFKFLKGVVGGSGTGVKDLPYYIGDTYPSAWGSWTHFHGTAKDDGSPVSIFSISGTSAQDGHLAAARNGVKRLRTVRHPNILSFLYSTEVENSDGSTNKITIYMVTEPVMPLSEKIKELGLEGSQRDEYYAWGLHQIAKAVSFLNNDCKLVHGNVCLASVVVTQTLDWKLHAFDVLSEFDGNNEAATGAMLQYAWLVGAQYKSMELAKSDWAAIRKSPPWAIDSWGLGCLIYELFSGMRLSKTEELRNTASIPKSLLPDYQRLLSSMPSRRLNSSKLIENSEYFQNKLVDTIHFMEILTLKDSVEKDTFFRKLPNLAEQLPRQIMLKKLLPLLASALEFGSAAASALTALLKMGSWLSTEEFSVKVLPTIVKLYSSNDRAIRVGLLQHIDQYEESLSAQIADEQVYPHVATGFSDTSALLRELTLKSMLVLAPKLSQRTISGSLLKYLSKLQVDEEPAIRTNTTILLGNIASYLNEGTRKRVLINAFTVRALRDTFSPARGAGVMALCATSAYYDINEVATRILPNVVVLTIDPDSDVRSKAFQAVDQFLQIVKQHHEKTNSGDNSGAPGIGITSMPGNAGLLEWAMSSLSLKGKPSDQAPVVSANSGTPLTVMTSNSSSVMEATSTTSIHHVSSGTDFADLPAPGSPTSTDGWGEIENGIHEEHDSDKDGWDDIEPLEEPKPTAALANIQAAQKRPVAQPVSQSKAAVTSSRPKSTVKAPKDEDDDLWGSIAAPPPKTSSKPLNVKSSSTVDDDDPWAAIAAPPPTTKAKPLAVGRGRGAKPAASKLGAQRINRTSSTGM, from the exons ATGTTCAAGTTTTTGAAGGGCGTAGTCGGTGGATCCGGTACTGGCGTCAAAGATCTTCCATATTATATCGGCGACACCTATCCCTCTGCTTGGGGTTCCTGGACCCACTTTCATGGCACCGCCAAG GATGATGGATCTCCCGTCTCTATATTCTCCATCTCTGGAACCAGCGCCCAGGACGGACACTTGGCCGCTGCTCGTAATGGTGTCAAGCGTCTCCGAACT GTTAGGCATCCGAATATTTTATCGTTTCTTTACAGTACCGAGGTTGAGAATTCTGATGGTTCtactaataaaattactatttatatggTTACTGAGCCAGTAATGCCGCTTTCTGAGAAGATTAAGGAACTTGGTTTAGAAGGTTCACAAAG GGATGAGTATTATGCATGGGGGCTGCACCAAATTGCTAAAGCCGTTAGCTTCTTGAATAATGATTGTAAACTT GTTCATGGTAACGTGTGCCTGGCCAGTGTTGTTGTTACACAAACTTTGGATTGGAAGCTGCATGCGTTTGATGTTTTGTCAGAGTTTGATGGGAATAATGAAGCTGCCACTGGAGCAATGCTG CAATATGCATGGCTTGTTGGAGCACAGTACAAATCTATGGAGTTGGCAAAGTCTGATTGGGCTGCAATCAGAAAATCGCCACCATGGGCCATTGACTCTTGGGGCTTGG GCTGTCTCATTTATGAACTCTTTTCTGGTATGAGGTTGAGCAAAACAGAGGAGCTGCGTAATACTGCTTCAATTCCTAAG TCTCTGCTTCCAGATTATCAGCGGCTTTTGAGTTCCATGCCTTCTCGTAGGTTGAATTCATCCAAGCTTATTGAGAACAGTG aatattttcaaaataagcTGGTGGACACAATACATTTTATGGAAATTCTAACTTTAAAAGACAGTGTTGAGAAGGATACCTTCTTCCGAAAACTTCCAAATTTGGCTGAGCAACTCCCTCGGCAAATCATGCTAAAAAAG TTGCTTCCTTTATTAGCTTCTGCACTTGAATTTGGTTCAGCTGCTGCCTCTGCATTGACTGCACTGCTGAAAATGGGCTCTTGGCTTTCTACTGAAGAATTCAGTGTCAAG GTATTACCAACAATTGTGAAGCTATATTCCTCCAATGACCGAGCCATTCGAGTGGGTCTCTTGCAACATATTGATCAATATGAGGAGTCATTATCTGCACAAATTGCTGATGAGCAA GTGTACCCCCATGTTGCTACGGGTTTTTCTGACACATCGGCTTTACTTCGTGAGTTGACTCTTAAATCCATGCTTGTTTTGGCTCCTAAG CTCTCTCAACGCACCATATCAGGGTCTCTGTTGAAATATCTTTCAAAGCTACAG gTTGATGAAGAACCAGCAATCCGGACAAATACTACCATATTACTTGGGAATATTGCAAGCTACTTAAACGAAGGG ACAAGGAAGAGAGTTTTGATTAATGCTTTCACAGTACGTGCTCTGCGGGATACTTTCTCTCCAGCTCGAGGAGCTG GAGTTATGGCTTTATGTGCCACCAGTGCTTATTATGACATCAATGAGGTTGCAACTAGGATTCTTCCGAATGTGGTTGTACTTACTATTGATCCTGACAG TGATGTCAGATCAAAGGCATTCCAAGCGGTTGATCAGTTTTTGCAGATTGTGAAGCAACATCACGAGAAG ACAAATTCTGGTGATAACTCTGGAGCTCCAGGTATTGGAATCACATCAATGCCAGGAAATGCCGGTTTACTTGA ATGGGCCATGAGCTCCTTATCACTTAAAGGGAAACCTTCTGACCAAGCACCGGTTGTTTCTGCAAATTCTGGTACACCTCTAACAGTAATGACATCCAATTCCAGCTCAG TAATGGAAGCTACAAGCACAACATCAATCCATCATGTAAGTTCAGGCACGGACTTTGCTGATCTGCCTGCACCTGGTTCCCCCACTTCAACAGATGGCTGGGGAGAAATTGAAAATGGAATTCATGAGGAGCATGACAGTGACAAAGATGGTTGGGATGATATTGAACCTCTTGAAGAGCCTAAGCCAACAGCTGCTCTTGCCAACATCCAAGCAGCTCAAAAGCGGCCAGTTGCACAACCTGTTTCACAGTCAAAAGCAGCAG TGACAAGTTCGCGACCAAAGAGTACAGTTAAAGCAccaaaagatgaagatgatgatttgTGGGGTTCCATAGCTGCACCTCCTCCGAAAACATCATCAAAACCTTTGAATGTGAAATCATCATCAACGGTTGATGATGATGACCCCTGGGCTGCTATTGCTGCTCCTCCACCGACTACAAAGGCGAAGCCTTTGGCAGTGGGTAGAGGTAGAGGAGCTAAACCGGCTGCTTCAAAACTGGGTGCACAAAGAATAAATAGGACATCCTCAACTGGGATGTAA
- the LOC123228176 gene encoding probable inactive serine/threonine-protein kinase scy1 isoform X1: MFKFLKGVVGGSGTGVKDLPYYIGDTYPSAWGSWTHFHGTAKDDGSPVSIFSISGTSAQDGHLAAARNGVKRLRTVRHPNILSFLYSTEVENSDGSTNKITIYMVTEPVMPLSEKIKELGLEGSQRDEYYAWGLHQIAKAVSFLNNDCKLVHGNVCLASVVVTQTLDWKLHAFDVLSEFDGNNEAATGAMLQYAWLVGAQYKSMELAKSDWAAIRKSPPWAIDSWGLGCLIYELFSGMRLSKTEELRNTASIPKSLLPDYQRLLSSMPSRRLNSSKLIENSEYFQNKLVDTIHFMEILTLKDSVEKDTFFRKLPNLAEQLPRQIMLKKLLPLLASALEFGSAAASALTALLKMGSWLSTEEFSVKVLPTIVKLYSSNDRAIRVGLLQHIDQYEESLSAQIADEQVYPHVATGFSDTSALLRELTLKSMLVLAPKLSQRTISGSLLKYLSKLQVDEEPAIRTNTTILLGNIASYLNEGTRKRVLINAFTVRALRDTFSPARGAGVMALCATSAYYDINEVATRILPNVVVLTIDPDSDVRSKAFQAVDQFLQIVKQHHEKTNSGDNSGAPGIGITSMPGNAGLLEWAMSSLSLKGKPSDQAPVVSANSGTPLTVMTSNSSSGIVMEATSTTSIHHVSSGTDFADLPAPGSPTSTDGWGEIENGIHEEHDSDKDGWDDIEPLEEPKPTAALANIQAAQKRPVAQPVSQSKAAVTSSRPKSTVKAPKDEDDDLWGSIAAPPPKTSSKPLNVKSSSTVDDDDPWAAIAAPPPTTKAKPLAVGRGRGAKPAASKLGAQRINRTSSTGM; this comes from the exons ATGTTCAAGTTTTTGAAGGGCGTAGTCGGTGGATCCGGTACTGGCGTCAAAGATCTTCCATATTATATCGGCGACACCTATCCCTCTGCTTGGGGTTCCTGGACCCACTTTCATGGCACCGCCAAG GATGATGGATCTCCCGTCTCTATATTCTCCATCTCTGGAACCAGCGCCCAGGACGGACACTTGGCCGCTGCTCGTAATGGTGTCAAGCGTCTCCGAACT GTTAGGCATCCGAATATTTTATCGTTTCTTTACAGTACCGAGGTTGAGAATTCTGATGGTTCtactaataaaattactatttatatggTTACTGAGCCAGTAATGCCGCTTTCTGAGAAGATTAAGGAACTTGGTTTAGAAGGTTCACAAAG GGATGAGTATTATGCATGGGGGCTGCACCAAATTGCTAAAGCCGTTAGCTTCTTGAATAATGATTGTAAACTT GTTCATGGTAACGTGTGCCTGGCCAGTGTTGTTGTTACACAAACTTTGGATTGGAAGCTGCATGCGTTTGATGTTTTGTCAGAGTTTGATGGGAATAATGAAGCTGCCACTGGAGCAATGCTG CAATATGCATGGCTTGTTGGAGCACAGTACAAATCTATGGAGTTGGCAAAGTCTGATTGGGCTGCAATCAGAAAATCGCCACCATGGGCCATTGACTCTTGGGGCTTGG GCTGTCTCATTTATGAACTCTTTTCTGGTATGAGGTTGAGCAAAACAGAGGAGCTGCGTAATACTGCTTCAATTCCTAAG TCTCTGCTTCCAGATTATCAGCGGCTTTTGAGTTCCATGCCTTCTCGTAGGTTGAATTCATCCAAGCTTATTGAGAACAGTG aatattttcaaaataagcTGGTGGACACAATACATTTTATGGAAATTCTAACTTTAAAAGACAGTGTTGAGAAGGATACCTTCTTCCGAAAACTTCCAAATTTGGCTGAGCAACTCCCTCGGCAAATCATGCTAAAAAAG TTGCTTCCTTTATTAGCTTCTGCACTTGAATTTGGTTCAGCTGCTGCCTCTGCATTGACTGCACTGCTGAAAATGGGCTCTTGGCTTTCTACTGAAGAATTCAGTGTCAAG GTATTACCAACAATTGTGAAGCTATATTCCTCCAATGACCGAGCCATTCGAGTGGGTCTCTTGCAACATATTGATCAATATGAGGAGTCATTATCTGCACAAATTGCTGATGAGCAA GTGTACCCCCATGTTGCTACGGGTTTTTCTGACACATCGGCTTTACTTCGTGAGTTGACTCTTAAATCCATGCTTGTTTTGGCTCCTAAG CTCTCTCAACGCACCATATCAGGGTCTCTGTTGAAATATCTTTCAAAGCTACAG gTTGATGAAGAACCAGCAATCCGGACAAATACTACCATATTACTTGGGAATATTGCAAGCTACTTAAACGAAGGG ACAAGGAAGAGAGTTTTGATTAATGCTTTCACAGTACGTGCTCTGCGGGATACTTTCTCTCCAGCTCGAGGAGCTG GAGTTATGGCTTTATGTGCCACCAGTGCTTATTATGACATCAATGAGGTTGCAACTAGGATTCTTCCGAATGTGGTTGTACTTACTATTGATCCTGACAG TGATGTCAGATCAAAGGCATTCCAAGCGGTTGATCAGTTTTTGCAGATTGTGAAGCAACATCACGAGAAG ACAAATTCTGGTGATAACTCTGGAGCTCCAGGTATTGGAATCACATCAATGCCAGGAAATGCCGGTTTACTTGA ATGGGCCATGAGCTCCTTATCACTTAAAGGGAAACCTTCTGACCAAGCACCGGTTGTTTCTGCAAATTCTGGTACACCTCTAACAGTAATGACATCCAATTCCAGCTCAG GGATAGTAATGGAAGCTACAAGCACAACATCAATCCATCATGTAAGTTCAGGCACGGACTTTGCTGATCTGCCTGCACCTGGTTCCCCCACTTCAACAGATGGCTGGGGAGAAATTGAAAATGGAATTCATGAGGAGCATGACAGTGACAAAGATGGTTGGGATGATATTGAACCTCTTGAAGAGCCTAAGCCAACAGCTGCTCTTGCCAACATCCAAGCAGCTCAAAAGCGGCCAGTTGCACAACCTGTTTCACAGTCAAAAGCAGCAG TGACAAGTTCGCGACCAAAGAGTACAGTTAAAGCAccaaaagatgaagatgatgatttgTGGGGTTCCATAGCTGCACCTCCTCCGAAAACATCATCAAAACCTTTGAATGTGAAATCATCATCAACGGTTGATGATGATGACCCCTGGGCTGCTATTGCTGCTCCTCCACCGACTACAAAGGCGAAGCCTTTGGCAGTGGGTAGAGGTAGAGGAGCTAAACCGGCTGCTTCAAAACTGGGTGCACAAAGAATAAATAGGACATCCTCAACTGGGATGTAA
- the LOC123228320 gene encoding WRKY transcription factor 55, whose product MFIFNQNQPNKQKNTATMEDSIYSLILKGCKLSQELESNLPTIANQPSLLLRACEDIIRTFAAARERINGQVGAQAELSSLPAPLIFPPMMLPEQQLQNIDPGLHEWLRSSVTQAMGDVIQAQLLADHKSSFAIRKQAEGSSSSTRLRVSGGDVQAVENVLDSAVRSTSSPSLRHRRSENARTVMVPAPRFGNVEIPPEDGYTWRKYGQKEILNSKYPRSYYRCTHQKLYQCPAKKQVQRLDNDPSTFEVTYNGEHTCHMSSTAPSIPVSVSEVAQEMSSQPITMQPSPTTSLGTWLSMELGAGGSGGISLAGGYSGGVGDAGPSTIRCDSKDGDQYLQVANMADAMFNSGSSSSNSMEFIFPSSGDQDKWQPEDKKD is encoded by the exons ATGTTCATATTCAACCAAAATCAACCCAATAAACAGAAAAATACAGCAACCATGGAGGACTCAATTTATTCTTTAATCCTCAAAGGATGTAAGTTGTCTCAAGAGCTTGAATCTAACCTACCCACCATTGCCAATCAACCCAGCTTGCTTCTCAGAGCCTGTGAAGATATTATAAGGACCTTTGCTGCTGCTAGAGAGCGCATAAATGGTCAGGTGGGCGCTCAAGCTGAATTGTCTTCTCTTCCAGCGCCTTTGATTTTTCCACCGATGATGTTGCCTGAGCAGCAGCTGCAGAATATCGATCCGGGTTTGCACGAATGGTTGAGGTCTAGTGTCACACAAGCCATGGGGGACGTAATCCAAGCGCAGCTTCTAGCTGATCATAAAAGCTCATTCGCCATCAGAAAACAGGCAGAAGGCTCATCATCATCGACACGATTGAGAGTCTCCGGAGGAGACGTTCAGGCAGTGGAAAATGTATTGGATTCTGCCGTCAGGAGTACTTCTTCTCCTTCACTGAGACACCGACGGAG TGAGAATGCAAGAACAGTGATGGTGCCAGCTCCTCGTTTTGGAAATGTGGAAATTCCACCGGAAGATGGCTACACTTGGAGAAAATATGGGCAGAAAGAGATACTGAATTCGAAGTATCCGAG gaGTTACTACAGATGCACACACCAGAAGTTGTACCAGTGCCCAGCCAAGAAGCAAGTTCAGAGATTGGATAATGATCCTTCGACCTTTGAAGTGACATACAATGGTGAACACACGTGCCATATGTCATCTACAGCGCCATCAATCCCAGTTTCAGTATCAGAAGTTGCGCAAGAAATGAGCAGTCAACCAATCACCATGCAACCTTCACCAACAACTAGTCTTGGCACATGGCTCTCCATGGAGCTAGGCGCTGGAGGGAGTGGTGGAATCAGCCTGGCTGGCGGCTACAGTGGCGGCGTCGGTGATGCAGGGCCCTCCACCATTCGATGTGACAGTAAGGATGGAGATCAGTATCTTCAAGTGGCCAACATGGCTGACGCCATGTTCAACTCCGGCAGTAGCAGCAGCAATAGCATGGAATTTATCTTCCCCTCTAGTGGGGATCAAGATAAATGGCAACCAGAAGACAAAAAAGAttga
- the LOC123227021 gene encoding probable WRKY transcription factor 70, whose amino-acid sequence MAALCSNRSKLIQELRQGQKFANQLQLTLHQDHKPFEQQHGLVSSHQQELIVKILRSFNETLSVLSSGTSAELVVSKNHDHQQFPPTNSSNDSPCTDDRRWEDSGESKKGPASSKARRGCYKRKKNLETWRIASSTLEDPHAWRKYGQKEILNAKFPRSYYRCTHKYDQGCRATKQVQRMEDNPEMYETTYIGSHTCKDLFTAPKIFADSDHPWGTTGSCTVSSMNSFTPQEIKREYKEETTQSDDISENLSSLDSVVWDDLIPIELSYPATAKMHSNDYEMDFDRDFHFDESDFLLS is encoded by the exons ATGGCAGCTCTTTGTTCCAACCGGAGCAAGCTGATACAAGAGCTTCGTCAAGGCCAGAAGTTTGCCAACCAGCTTCAGCTGACTCTTCATCAGGATCATAAACCCTTTGAACAGCAACATGGGTTGGTTTCATCTCATCAACAGGAGCTTATTGTTAAGATCTTGAGATCTTTCAATGAGACTCTTTCTGTACTGAGTTCTGGCACCTCTGCTGAGCTTGTTGTTTCTAAAAATCATGATCATCAACAGTTTCCGCCTACCAATTCTTCCAATGATTCACCTTGTACGGATGACCGGAGATGGGAAGATTCCGGCGAGAGTAAAAAAGGGCCGGCCAGTTCCAAGGCGAGGAGAGGCTGTTACAAGAGAAA GAAGAATTTAGAGACATGGAGAATAGCCTCTTCCACCTTAGAAGATCCTCATGCTTGGAGGAAATATGGGCAAAAGGAGATTCTCAATGCGAAGTTCCCAAG GAGTTACTATAGGTGCACACATAAGTATGATCAAGGATGCAGAGCAACAAAACAAGTTCAAAGAATGGAAGATAATCCAGAAATGTATGAGACAACATACATAGGCAGCCATACTTGCAAAGATTTATTCACTGCTCCAAAAATCTTCGCAGATTCTGATCATCCTTGGGGAACTACTGGTTCTTGTACTGTGAGCTCAATGAACAGTTTTACCCCACAAGAAATAAAGCGAGAATATAAGGAAGAGACAACACAAAGTGATGATATATCAGAGAACTTGTCGTCTTTGGATTCAGTGGTGTGGGATGATCTAATCCCCATTGAATTATCTTATCCAGCTACTGCTAAGATGCATTCTAATGACTATGAGATGGATTTTGACAGAGACTTTCATTTTGATGAGAGTGACTTCCTTCTTAGTTAG